The genomic interval tatgaaatacctgaactggctaggggcagacaatttatgaaatacctggacggggcagaaaaaggaagctaccaacagctgcaaccagatttctgagaaggcaggttgtgaaaaaccctcgagtgactgcaaaagacttggtggcaaaaggcactgaggtttcagtgagcacagtaagacaCAAGTGTACTAAACCCAGAAGGTTCCCATGCCAGAAccccaagacgtacaccactattGACCAAAAGCACGAGAatagtcggctcaaaatcatataaataagcctgagaagttttgggattctgtactTTTCGGCATGATGGATTAgaggtatgtctggagaaagaacactctgtccacagtcaagcatggtggtggctcggtgatgttctggggctgctttgcatcctctggcactggaaatctgcagcgtgtggaaggcaagatggattcattgaagtatcaggaaatcctaggagaaaacttcatgccgtctgtgaagaagctgaagcttgggcgtgattggaccttccaacagaacaatgatcccaagcatacctcaaattccaccaaggcttggttgcagaagaagtactggaagattctacagggccatcaaagtcacctgacctgaacaccatcaaaaatctctggtgggatttgaagaaggcggttgcagcacacaaacccaagtatattactgaactggaggccattgctcatgaggaacgggataagatATTCTCATGAAACTGGTGTCTGgttatgcatctcgtttgcagcaggtcataacagcaaaagtgtgctctcctaagtactaaagatgcctgccatgaaggggttgaataattttgaaactggataagtcattataagttgcattttcagttgaatttggggaaaacacttgaagcattcgttgtgttgaactatttcaattgattttgtttgatttgttcattgcaaacagctgaacgtctgcacattttgacaataaatctgatttgcaatggggtttgacttttgattgcaactgtatatatgcTTCTGAAAACTAAAATCTTACCCTCACTATCTGTAGCCTGGTTTTGGTCTGGCTGGTTTGTTTGGTAAATGTTATGATCAGGTCTCATATCCCCTAGTTTGGATGCACAGGTTTTCTCTGATATGGTGGAAGCAGACAGGCAGGTGGCTGATGACAGCTGGCTCATCACATCAAGGGTATGGTAGCTAATGGAAGGCTCAGTTCCTGCACTGGTGCTTGTGTGAGGCAGGCTCAAGTTCAGAACTGGActatttgctgttgttttgagGTTTACTGCAACTGCTTCTGTGTCTTCACACGTCAGAGAAAGGGGCTGAGTAGTTGCCAGCTGGGTAAGAGAATCCAAAGCAGGGACCAGGGTTTGGGGCTGAGACTGTTtcatgtggatgtgtgtttgtggtacAAGCTGGCCGTCATACTGAGGCGTATGAGAGGTAACCAAAGGTGTGTGCCTGCTGGGTGGTACCGTTATTGTAGTGTTGTTCTGGGCATTCTGCATACTGAGGAGCTGAAGCAAGGCAGAGAGGGGCTGGGAGGAAGCAGGGGgtgaggagagagggagggaattTGAAAGAGCCATCCTCTTGCCCTCCTCCAATTCCGTCTGCCTTAGTACACTATTAGGCACAGGAGTGGTGGAAGGAGGCACGCCAGGTAAGCGTGCAGGCTGGAGGTGGTTTTCTGAGTTAGTGACAGGAGGAGAGCTACAGGACGATAAAGAAGGGGAAGGGACGATAGGGGATGATGCCACAGTTCGGTTTATCTGCGATTCTTTCAGCATGCTAAGAACAGTGGGTGAGCGACGCTGGCGTTTGCGGCGTAATGTTTTTTCAGACTGAGCAGGGTTTGACACAGGAAGAGAGGGGGAGTGAGGAAGCAAGAAAGCAGTCAAAGATTGGGTCGGGGCTGTAGGGGTGCTGAGGCTACTGTTTAAAGTGCTAATTAATACCTTGGACTGCTGCTCCTTGTCCAGGGCTGGAAGAGGAAGGGCACCTGTTTCTGCAGCCCTGGACTGGCTCTGGTTTTTCTGGCTGGCCAACTGGGCTTTGGCAGCTGCAGAAAGGAGGCTACTGGCTGGGAAAGAGCTGCTGATGTGCTGCTGGCTCTTCTGCTGACACAAGATCTGACCCAAAGGAAGACCAATCAGTCCTGGGGCAGAACCTAGTACTGGTCCATTCCTCTTATCACTGGAATTATTCTGGGCTGGCTGTGGGTTCTGCAGCGTGTGAAGTTTGGTTTTGCTGCTCGATGTGTGGTGCTGCTGGGTAGAGTCAGGATTGGTGGTGCTGCAGTCTTTGTAGTGCTGCAAAATGCCCTCCAGACGACTGCGTGGGCTGACCGGGGGTACGGAGAGTTTGGGTGAAGAGCAAGGTTGGGCGGGAGGCAGAGGAGAAGGGGAAGGTGAAGGTTTAACCCCCTGAGCAAGCATGGATCCTGGAGTTCcctcagagagagaggaggtggATGAGTGACGGGATCGCTGGTGAGGGGAGAAAGTGTCCTGAGCACGAGAaggggatgaacagagagagagaggaggggaagaTTTCATAACTATTCCCTGTAGATAAGGCTGTCCTGCCCTGGCAATTACAGGTGAAGATGAAGAGGGGGGTGAAGAAAACAAGGGAAGGGAACAGTCTGTCTGATACGTCTGGGCTGCGTCTAGTTTTGTAGTGCTGGGAGAGGTTGGCTTATGAGGTGCTCTTTGGAGAATGGTTTGTGTAAGGGCAGGGCGAGGGCTCCACTGCTGCTTCCCATAAGCAGCTACACTGGGCCCTGGGGACTGGGGAGAGGTCTTCTTTAAAGGTGAGCTCGGATCAGAAGTCAGTATGGAGGTGGTGTGGGATACAGATCCATTCTGAATAAGAGAAAGAGGTGAGGGCACAGGaaagctgccactgctgctgGGTCTGGCCTGGTTCAGTATCAGCTGGGTCGGGTAAGAGCGCTGGGCTACATCTCCTCGAGCCACTATGGACCCTCTCTTATTCTTGCCGTCCGCTGAGCACACACCACTCCCTAGAAGCAAATACACACTTCACCGTATGAAAAAACTGATTCATGAGAAGCAAATTACATACTACATCCTCAAACAACAGATCAGAAGAAGCTTCTTCACTATAAAACTAGTCAAATTTGAGATGTTATATGTCAAGATGGGTTTGCCCAAACAGAGGAACCAAACCCAAATGTTAATTACTAAAGGTGAatataatcaaaaataaatcagtagCAGACATTACAACATATTCTGTTAATGTGTTAAAgatgtataacaaaaacaaccaatGTATATGTGGAGCTACAATGAGATTAGTGTACCTGAGCCATGAGCTGGTAATGGTATTTGGGAAACCTGCATACTCCGACACAGAGCAGCCATGGCGACTACTTTCCTGCGATGGTTGCACAGTTTGGTCATATCTTCTTCCACTTTCCCTGACTGATGACTCTGAGAATGAACCCCTGCAGTAGGGTCAAAGTTGAACACCTGCAGGGACAAAGAGTTCCTTAAGGGATCATGCCTTTGtttgtatgcatgcatgcatatttgcttgaaaagaaaaatcagtATCGGaaattttacatatttaaaacgTAAATCGGAACTAttgtgttaaaaagaaaaactgagGAAAAACTAGTGTGCGAGCAACTCACAGAATGATTCAATAATGAATTATGTATCAAATTAAGTACGTGGGTTTAGACAATCATTTGTACTTCCCTTCCAATATTAAGATGCTGAATTTATATAATGTGCTCATGCACTAGCAATAATCTGAAATGTACTGGAAGGTTAGTGGTGCAGAATTCATTCTTTGACTGGTTTATAAAACACCTTTCCTTATACTTGCACAAATAACATGAGATAAAAAGTAGTAGTATATCACAACTACTGAATACGCTAAGCCATGCACAGCAAGATTaagtaaattttttatttttaaaaatgattattattattattattgtaatagaTGGCCAATCACTTACAAAAATGGGGAAATAATTTATTCTAATAAGCACCTCCCATTGTGCCTTTTCTTTATAGAAATCTTTTACGCTATTTTACCTGTAAAATGTAGGAAAAGATAGAAAAAGGTTCATTTTAACAACTAAACAGGCATCTCACCTTATGAAGGACAAGTGGGCATTCCAGTCCACACTTACATGTGCCATCTGTCAACAGATACACCCTCACCTCTTCCACAGAACACAGAACTTTACCACTTGggctgtgagagagaaagagagagagaaagtgattgggggagggtgggggtgtCAATGCATAAATGTTCTGCTTAAGCAGCTGTGCTCACAGTGTCTGCTTAACAGCTCAGTGGATGTGTTTGAATGCGAGACTGAAGTTTGCTTTGGAGAATAGTCACACCCATCTGTGTGTAATCACAGCTGCCTTGCCTTCCATTGGACTTCAAAATAGGGTGACCAGACGTCCCGCTTTGTGTTGGAACACAGAGCATTTTAGTCCTTTGTCCTGCATCACACAAATTGAGATGATGTCCCGCATTTTGACTGGAAAGAAAGAGTTAACACAAACTTGGAGCGccagtttgtgaatggagggcggagTCGGAGAAGGTGCGTGGTAAGGATCGCACATCTGCGCCTAATTACACTAACGAACGTTCTATGTTGCAGTGAGCTGAGgcgagaatgaaaagaaaaaaaaaaaaagagacggGCGCCTCGAAATACAGAGAGAGCCAACCAGCACAGCGCAGTGTGTGCACACATCTATAAAAGAAAACCGCTGAAAAGTGAAAGATAAAGAATATAGCACCTTTTGAGTTGTTTCAAGCCTGCTTCCAGCTTCCTCATTCCCTAACCGAATCTGGGAAAGTGTTACACTACGGTTTTAGTTCCCCCGCCACTCATGCTTCTGCGATAATATTTCAGAATGTTATAAACTGAAATAGACAGAAAACTTCAGTTACATCGCTGACGAAGCATACATCCCCGGGGGTTTTGGCCAAACCTGACATTCATGCAATGGCTGGGAAGAAAGTATTGAAGACTGCCATCAAAGGAATATGGTATCTCTGCAGAACAAAAAAGGCATTTTCCCATTATTGGGCGTTTTCAAACCAAAGTAGGCGTTTTTCAACCGCTTTACCCGATTTGTTAAaataacccaaaccctaaccgtATAGACTGGATGGTTGAACAATGCCTATCCGGTCTGAAGACGCCCAATGAATGGGAAGCACCCATTTATGTTCCACAAAGATCTATAGTTGCATCAAAAGGGCTGTCAGCTTTCACTCAAACTGGACACACGTGAGGTCAAGCCATAGaagtccttttttttccctccacttaatttttttatgcagtaatgtttctctttgttgcaTTGTTTGATACAAgagacaaatataaataaatataaatgggcCAAGTGCACatgtttcttattcatttagatAGGCATCAAAATGGAAGGCCTTTGGGTGTCGGAAATATGTTCCACATTGTCCCACACAAACTTCGTACTTGTCCCACAATTTCTTCTGGAACAAAGTCAACTATTATACTGGCATTTTAATACTGACATTAAATCCACAATTTGTggaatttttgttaaaaaaatatatcattgaATAAATAGATGGAAAAATATTGTCCTGACTATTCTGTAACAGTAATTCAGTCAGGGCTGTATCTGAGGTGTCACTCAGAATTGACAGGAAATTTGTATGCCACCAGCTTGTCCGATGTCATCACGCCCCAACTTTAgaccaaaagaaaaaagtccAACTACATGGTGACTGACAAGAGCTGGCAGCTAATCAGTAGTGAGAGcataaacaaaccaaacagtATTGAGAAAGTCCTAGATTATATTCTAACAGGGAAGTGGTTTCAGGACTGTTACTGTTTTTTTGCAGGCAGGAGAACAAATACACCGAGAACACggaacacttaaaaaaaaaaaaaaaactaaatgacCAAGTGTTATTATTCTAATTTTAAATTGCTAGCTAGAATTAACATCTAGCTGTGTCTTAGAGCCACAGATATGCATAGAACCTCAGAGAAAGCCCATACATTTAATCCAAGGTCTGATGAATGCAGCATGCTGTAAAAATTACACACGGGCAACCCTTCTCCTGTAAACCAGAGCTTATCCTTTCGCTAAATAGCTAACATCAGCCAAATAGATCATTATGTATGTTATGTGCTGTTTATGATACCCCTGCACAAACACAGTTACACTGTGGTATCGGACATGCATGAGTACCTCGCCTTGATCAGGCAAACACACTAAGAACtaatttacaaatatgtaaagATTTCCAATGGTAATTGCTACAACCCATTAACACATCTGTGTTTAGTAACAGAGAACATAGTCATCACACAATGGTCATTTTAATGGgtgcatacagtggtgcttgaaagtttgtgaaccctttagaacgTGATATCACCTAAAACATGATCAGATTTCATAAAGTactaaaaatagataaagatAACCCaactaaacaaatgagacaaatatattatacttggtcatttcattcctgtgagtggcaaaagtatgtgaacttttgctttcagtatctggtgtgacccccttgtgcagcactaactgcaactaaatgtttccagtaactgttgagtCCTGCGCGTGATCTtgggaggaattttagcccgttcctcagtacagaacaacttcaactctgggatgttggtgggtttcctcacatgaactgtttccttcaggtccttccacaacatttctattggatgaaggtcaggattttgacttggccattccaaaatattaactttattcttctttaaccattctttgacAGAACGACTTCAGTGCTTAGGGTCATCatcttgctgcatgatccaCGATcacttgagattcagatcacagacagatgtcttgacattttcctttagaattcactggtataattcaaaaTTTATTGTTCCATTAATGATGgaaagtcgtcctggcccagatgtagcaaaacaggcacaaaccatgatactaccaccaccatgtttcacaggaggttcttatgctggaatgcagtgttttcctttctccaaacatagcaCTTCTCATTGAAcccaaaagttctattttggtctcatccgtccacaaaacatttttccaatagccttctgtcttgtccacgtgatctttagcaaactgcagaagggcagcaatgttctttttggagagcagtgacttctccttgcaaccctgccatgcacagcattattgttctgtgttctcCTAATGgtgacattaacattagccaatgtgagagaggcctttagttgcttagaggttaccctgggttcctttctgagcttgcagactattacacgtcttgctaatttcaccttcaagttaactgctaatcctagaggttcacatacttatgCCACAGACAGATGTGttacattggatcattttccttaataaataaatgaccaagtaaaaATTttcgtctcatttgtttaattgggttatctTTGCCTACTTTTagaatttgtgtgaaaatctgatgttttaggtcatatttatgcagatatatagaaaattctaaagtttcaagcaccactgtatactaCACATGATATGACTAAACGCTTGACCTTCAGATGATGAACCAAAACAACATGGATGAAATTTAAAACAGATGAAGTTACCTAATGTATGCCACAGCCCCATCCTCCACTTTTCTCTGCCAGCCAACAGGGACCTGAGTGGTGAGTGTCGGACCACCATCTTTTTTTCCTGCTGCCTTCTCACTGCCCCCAGTCATTTTTGGCTCGCACGCATCCAGCTCCTGtagatccaaaacacacacgtgTCAAAACCCCCTTCCAATACAAATTAAAACTAATTAAGAGATGAACAAACTACACATGTACAGTTTACTGAACAGCTATGAGTAAACACTACTAAAACAGTAAACGTATAACAGCTGCCAATATGATGAGACTGAACATGGTAAAGTCTCACTCCAGTGCCTTTTAAATCTATACCTAAGGCCAAACatgtgtggacacctgaccatcgcacccatatgtgggccttcatCAAATTATTGCTACAAatttagaagcacacaattgtatagaaggtctttgtttgctgtagcattaagatttcccttcactggaactaaagggcccaaacctgttccagcatggcaatgccccgtgcacaaagtgaggtccatgaagacatggtttgccaaggttggactggaagaactcaagATCCTGACCGTGCACAGAgacctgacctcgacccctctGAACAACTTTAAGATGAACTTGAACACCGACTGTGCCCCAGGCTTCTTGGACCTGACATCGGTGCCtcacctcactaatgctcttgttgcTGAATGAGCACtaatccccacagtcacactccatgaagaagagtggagattattataactaCAAGGGACTAAATCTAGAACAGGATTCTCAAAAAGCACCTacgggtgtgacggtcaggtgtccgcaaacttttggccatatcgtgtaCATTTTACTGTaccttttcatctttatttagcCTGGGTCAGCACCATCCATAAAATCCACCCCAGTGAAGACATCCTAAGTAGTGCTGCCAGCGCTCATCACAACCGAACTCAAATCCGGCCGAAACAGGCAGGCCTCGCTTCTCTTTATCCCCAGTGGACTCTCTCGGCTTTGGAACGATTTCTCTGACAATCTGAAATTAAACGTGCAAGTTGAATAACAGTACTCTAGTTCATTGCACTTCACAGACCACTGTTAGAGAGTTTTGTGcattttagacaaaaaaaaacccaaaacaaagcACTTAAAAAGCCACTGATTAGATCAGCGCTACTCAAAGTGGTGAAGCATAGCTAGAGGGTatgcgatttatttatttttgtcacaaggaaatcacaatccaccattatgagagatatttcatttattaccgACTTCTTAGTTGACTGGTCACTTTaaatgaatgggtttaatccaaagcTCAAGAATTCACAAACAAGTAGGACTTAATGCAGTCGTTGTCAGCGATATGGAGGTAAAACTATATCaggatattttctggtatttattgcgataacgatatcagtgacgatataaatatcgCATCGTTCACCACTGTTTTCGGCTACAAGTGACAGCTGCATGCAGTCTTATGagtctcagaaacacaaacattgatctaaacgTAAAAGTGATTTTCTGTAActaaaccagttccagattgtagaggtagctcctcgtttgGCGATAAACTCCTCTTCAGCTTCACGTCCACCTTCCGCCATACACGTgttcgctctgcacgtgagctgtgAACGGGTCTCGCACcgtcacacacagaaatacctcatcaactaggctttatcgttattatcgcaCGAAGACCAATTACTactgtggggagaatttctactgGTATATCACAAACAGTAAGATATTGCCCATCCCTTGTTGTTGAAAcattcatgaataaaaaaatctctgtgGCACTTAGAActagaaaatattaaaataccGTTTAAATGatgagcctaatatttaaaTCGTTGGATTAGGTTAATAAAATCCAGGTGTCCCTGGCTCCAAGAAGTGTGAGAACCCTTGGTATATGCGAGAAATCATACAGACGAGAGTGCTGTATGAGGGCGTGAAAAGGGTCAGTGCATTTCCTGTTTGGAGTACAGACTGGAGAGGCTCTCCAAATACTACAGTGCAAATGATAGAAACCAACCAGTGTAATCAATGAATTTATCAAGCTCAGGTCAGTATAAACCCGAAGGAAAGGTTTAAATGTCCATTTAATAATCTGaccatcaaaacacacacaaagctgcTGCACGTAAAGACAAGTTTCAAACTTCTCCATCAGTCCATTTCCCCAACCCACATTATTATTCCTCTTTTCGAAATGTTCGATAGAAATTTATCAAAGTTAAACTGGCCACAAACAAACatacgaacaaaaaaaaaaaaacaagaaaatgtcTGACTCCAACCTACAGCGTGTCATGACAGAAGGAAAGTAAACAAGTTAAGGAGTGAAGACAAACGGCGAAAAAACAAGACTTTATTATTTCAACCTAACACGTCTCCAGAATGAATAAAGCCTTGTCGTGTTTTTTGAAAGTTTAAATAAGGATTTGTGCGCTggttagaataataataatgatgatgatgatgatgataataacaataacaacgaGAGGATCAGTTCGTTTTAAGCAGCCGGCTAACAGCTAGCTAGCGCCTACATACTACTacttagctaactagctagctaacctcGCAGGCTATGAAAAAACAATTCGGCTAAAAGAACAGAAATATGTTGGATAATGGGAAAAGTGTGGCATTGACAAAGAAAGCAAAATGGGAAATGATGCAATTAAGGCGAAACTGTTCGACTTAAAGTGGTGAATGCGGTGTGCACGAAACGCTAGGCAGACTGTGTTAGCTCGCTCGGCTGGTTTAGCCACACACATACCTCCTCTGTTTACGAAGTTTGCTGCTTGTTAGCCGCGTTGCAAAGCAGAGGCGAGAGATAACGGAGCCTTTAGCTTCGAGTGCTGCTGCTGTGAGCACTGTGGACGGCACTAAACTCTTTTTCAGGCACTTTCCTACCTCTTCTCGCTTTGCGCCATCCGTCCGTCCTGCCTAAAAACAAAGGGCAATAACGCtagctgggtttttttattGCGCCCGTTGCATTGTCGCCGAAAATGATCTTAAATTTCGAGCTGATCTCAGTCGGTCGCGGACAAGACGATTGTTTCATTCAAAGCCTCAATATCGTTATAAGCTTCTTAAGCACGTGGAGGGGGGGAAACGAGTTAAGGTTTTTACTGCGTTTCAAGTAAATGCCCCGTTCACATTAATCCCTGCTTCAAGTTCCTATTTTCTCCAGGATTTCGtgccaaaaaaaatcatggagTTTCCTTCGGACCTGCGCACTGGCTTCCTTCGGCCTAGGGAATTccatacccacaatgcactggcGCTGAAGGGAGCGTCTGGACTCGACAGAAGCGGGCCGAGCTCCAAACAGTGGCTTGTCCCCTTTAAAAGGGCACTACAAAGTGTGTCAGATAATGTCTTTTACCCGCCTGTGTAGTACAGTCTATGTATAACATGGAGGCGTTTGTAACGCAGCCCCGGTGACTGGTCCGATGTGGAAGACTCATTCTAggttaataaacaaacagcaatACTTCCAAGATACATACTGAGAGTTTGAACTAAACGGAGTGCTATTTCCTTCCaacttatttaataatatagtGTTTACCATAAATATAACCATAAATGCAGCTAAGTGTTTAGCTAAACTTTCGATGTTTTCGGTAGGACACAGTCCATTAaaagtattacattttattaagtATTCAAGTCtgggtgttgggggggggggggggggggatttttgtacgttttgtgtttttaatctgtgtattttttattttctttgtattttcttattgtgtaaagtgccttgagaagcagctttaaaggtgctatataaaatatagtttattattattattataagtaaatgaataagtaagctaaatatacatttaaacagaaaaccATAGACTCTAAGTATTTTGGCTAACTGGACTCTTATTTATGATCTGTGTCTAATTTCCTCCACGTGGCTACGAGTGGCTAAAACAAAGCACAGACTCTATAGTGTTGTACTAACTCTATTATAGGCTACTTTACTGTTATAACCTTTATGGTCATTTATACATTATGTATATAATGCTT from Ictalurus furcatus strain D&B chromosome 11, Billie_1.0, whole genome shotgun sequence carries:
- the mbd6 gene encoding methyl-CpG-binding domain protein 6 isoform X1; the protein is MTGGSEKAAGKKDGGPTLTTQVPVGWQRKVEDGAVAYISPSGKVLCSVEEVRVYLLTDGTCKCGLECPLVLHKVFNFDPTAGVHSQSHQSGKVEEDMTKLCNHRRKVVAMAALCRSMQVSQIPLPAHGSGSGVCSADGKNKRGSIVARGDVAQRSYPTQLILNQARPSSSGSFPVPSPLSLIQNGSVSHTTSILTSDPSSPLKKTSPQSPGPSVAAYGKQQWSPRPALTQTILQRAPHKPTSPSTTKLDAAQTYQTDCSLPLFSSPPSSSSPVIARAGQPYLQGIVMKSSPPLSLCSSPSRAQDTFSPHQRSRHSSTSSLSEGTPGSMLAQGVKPSPSPSPLPPAQPCSSPKLSVPPVSPRSRLEGILQHYKDCSTTNPDSTQQHHTSSSKTKLHTLQNPQPAQNNSSDKRNGPVLGSAPGLIGLPLGQILCQQKSQQHISSSFPASSLLSAAAKAQLASQKNQSQSRAAETGALPLPALDKEQQSKVLISTLNSSLSTPTAPTQSLTAFLLPHSPSLPVSNPAQSEKTLRRKRQRRSPTVLSMLKESQINRTVASSPIVPSPSLSSCSSPPVTNSENHLQPARLPGVPPSTTPVPNSVLRQTELEEGKRMALSNSLPLSSPPASSQPLSALLQLLSMQNAQNNTTITVPPSRHTPLVTSHTPQYDGQLVPQTHIHMKQSQPQTLVPALDSLTQLATTQPLSLTCEDTEAVAVNLKTTANSPVLNLSLPHTSTSAGTEPSISYHTLDVMSQLSSATCLSASTISEKTCASKLGDMRPDHNIYQTNQPDQNQATDSEGPVMSEEQHNLETKLLSGCDPDTNLSLAHAPGTSSADLQNSAADHASTLQLAESFPFMTQEQLLQLLSSNAALPSLLPPFLGSLPLGLWTGTQAPPTGGTQTPQPANNLLNQASPLNVLPSALGPQGDLPLNLVSLLNPPAPGMGPGVAPGLEAGEKNPGLQALLMASLLLGQNPAAMLPLPGLNLDLPPLQQQVFGEGMSLEKTPALLDSVLMGPGLLDALQALASPADGQSLLLSAQLTPPPPPAFLSLNPALLAAALAQAETLPNHTPSPPSHTQGTLSSPALVSTSVSCTPLVPVTGQETCDSLTEQEKTNSQTPQFLPTILPQGVLSDLAALGNINSLHGLLAAGPLLLSQAPSLGMSLPQNQAALNPLTCLQLSMGPTLMEEKPLAVHETTPAQEELPPSQLCQDSLLNPGHLQPPTQQREEPAGAEPGLIDPYGSFMDTIYTSFLQVSGRGSEGGSDSTPLSYPELAPSLSPRRACSVHNPDLSRLSMEAAQSPARGTPKLSEDPPTTPPCKPAESHPPDAPLHLTFMEEAKTDCSAKLCVYSNGIGAGARRDDDGEEERRQPPGYLSPRERVNIDPVDDTMGNVDAEQGRALEMRTGARRGRKRKQTLQRGPEFPGDIERIIEEPAATIALQRPARGKRRRVVR
- the mbd6 gene encoding methyl-CpG-binding domain protein 6 isoform X2, producing MTGGSEKAAGKKDGGPTLTTQVPVGWQRKVEDGAVAYISPSGKVLCSVEEVRVYLLTDGTCKCGLECPLVLHKVFNFDPTAGVHSQSHQSGKVEEDMTKLCNHRRKVVAMAALCRSMQVSQIPLPAHGSGSGVCSADGKNKRGSIVARGDVAQRSYPTQLILNQARPSSSGSFPVPSPLSLIQNGSVSHTTSILTSDPSSPLKKTSPQSPGPSVAAYGKQQWSPRPALTQTILQRAPHKPTSPSTTKLDAAQTYQTDCSLPLFSSPPSSSSPVIARAGQPYLQGIVMKSSPPLSLCSSPSRAQDTFSPHQRSRHSSTSSLSEGTPGSMLAQGVKPSPSPSPLPPAQPCSSPKLSVPPVSPRSRLEGILQHYKDCSTTNPDSTQQHHTSSSKTKLHTLQNPQPAQNNSSDKRNGPVLGSAPGLIGLPLGQILCQQKSQQHISSSFPASSLLSAAAKAQLASQKNQSQSRAAETGALPLPALDKEQQSKVLISTLNSSLSTPTAPTQSLTAFLLPHSPSLPVSNPAQSEKTLRRKRQRRSPTVLSMLKESQINRTVASSPIVPSPSLSSCSSPPVTNSENHLQPARLPGVPPSTTPVPNSVLRQTELEEGKRMALSNSLPLSSPPASSQPLSALLQLLSMQNAQNNTTITVPPSRHTPLVTSHTPQYDGQLVPQTHIHMKQSQPQTLVPALDSLTQLATTQPLSLTCEDTEAVAVNLKTTANSPVLNLSLPHTSTSAGTEPSISYHTLDVMSQLSSATCLSASTISEKTCASKLGDMRPDHNIYQTNQPDQNQATDSEGPVMSEEQHNLETKLLSGCDPDTNLSLAHAPGTSSADLQNSAADHASTLQLAESFPFMTQEQLLQLLSSNAALPSLLPPFLGSLPLGLWTGTQAPPTGGTQTPQPANNLLNQASPLNVLPSALGPQGDLPLNLVSLLNPPAPGMGPGVAPGLEAGEKNPGLQALLMASLLLGQNPAAMLPLPGLNLDLPPLQQQVFGEGMSLEKTPALLDSVLMGPGLLDALQALASPADGQSLLLSAQLTPPPPPAFLSLNPALLAAALAQAETLPNHTPSPPSHTQGTLSSPALVSTSVSCTPLVPVTGQETCDSLTEQEKTNSQTPQFLPTILPQGVLSDLAALGNINSLHGLLAAGPLLLSQAPSLGMSLPQNQAALNPLTCLQYMRPHLHKKNSPLPNCARIPCLILATYNHLHSRGKSQPGLNQGSLTHTAPLWTLSTLPSCR